The DNA region GCTTCTCAAGGCGAATCAGGCGAACGCGAGACGACTCGGGCGGAGCAATTTCTACAGTCTCAATGGGTTTCTTTTTGGCTTCCATAATACCCTTCATATTTGCAACGCGTGGCGTGTTCAGCCCCTTTTGCGCCGTCATCACGAAAGGAAAGGCTACTTCCACGATTTCTTTCCCACCTTCAATTTCGCGCTCAATAATGGCGGTCTTGCCGTCAGTCTGCATAGAAACTGCGACCGTAACGGCTGGCAGTTCCAAGAGTTCGGCTAACATTGGACCGACCTGTGCATCATTGAAGTCGGTCGATTCCTTGCCCAGAAGAATAAGGTCTGGAAGCCCGCCGAAATGTCGTTTGATTGCTTCCGCCAGCACGCTGGCTACGCCAAAAGAATCTTTCACGGCTGACTTGATAAGCACAGCTTTATCTGCTCCCATCGCAAAAGCTTTTCGGATATTAGCTTGAAAGTCATCGCCCCCGACGCTAAAGAGCACAACCGTGCCACCAAATTTCTCCCTTAGCTTCAAGGCTTCTTCAAGAGCAAACTCATCGTAAGGGTTGATGACGAAGTTTACGCCTGTGCTATCAATCTGCTGCTGGTCGGAAGCAATCTTGACGCGAGTAGAAGTATCTGGCACTTGGTTTAGGCAGACTGCAAAATTCATAGCTGCTATAAAGTTTTGAAAAATGTTGAAAAATGTGCGGCGCAAAAATACATAAAAATCTGAGAGTGCAACGCGCTACCTGCACTGGAGAGAGCCAAAGGCAAGTAAGCCGCACAGCCCCGATGGCACGGATTTGCATATTGCAATTATGAAGGCAGGAGCACGCAAATGGCAACAAGTTCGCTTCGGACTCTGCCTTTGAAAAAGGAAAGTAAGGTATCCAAAGAACTATCATTGGCAAATTGTGGCAAAAAGTTTATTCTTCGCAATCTTTCCGAACAACAAATTTTGGACGACTATGGCACGGGGACTCAATAAAGTCATGCTGATTGGGCACTTAGGTAACGACCCAGAGGTGCGGACGACAAGAGATGGCACACTAGTAGCGAATTTCAGTGTGGCGACCAATGAATACTACAAAGAAAATGGCGAGCTGAAGGAGCGCACAGAATGGCATCGAGTGGTCGTATTTGGAAAATTAGCAGAGACTTGTCGCCAGTATCTCAAAAAAGGCAAGCAGGTCTACATTGAAGGACGCTTGCAGACGCGCAGCTGGGAAGACAAAGAAACGGGTAGAAAGAATTACATCACGGAAATTGTCTGCTTAGATATGCAGATGTTAGGACCGCGTGGCGATGGCAGCAGTGAAATGTCATCTGCAGAGATGAAAGAAGAGTTTCCACCAGAGACGACCGCGCCACTGCCGAAGTCTGTGCCACCACCTGACGTAGTGAGCACACCACAAGTCGATGATTTACCCTTTTAAGGGAATGCGCACCACTGCGCTTTGCTATGTTGGACTGCAAATTATAACCGTGCTTCTCTGCGCCTTGCCACTACGGGCGCAGCTCAAGCCCTGTTTTGTGATACACTCTCACGCTGAACAGTGTGCGCCTGAGCGGTTTGTTGCGTGTAATATGCTTGGGTCGCTTGAAAAGTGGTTACCAGATAGCCTAAGCGTTCAACCGCAGGGCGTGCGCACCTATATTTCATCTGCGGCATTGAAGGCATGGGCGTTAAAACAGGACTTTTGGTTTAGTCGTGATAAAGTGCAGCATGTGGCGGCATGTTTCTTTGTAACCTTCTCGACCCGCATTGCTGCAACAGCCGTGCTGAACGTGGAGCGCAAAGCGGCAAATGTCATGGCAGGTGGAATTGCGACCTTTGTAGGCTTTGTGCGCGAGGTAACGGACGATTACCAGTATAACAACATTTTCAGTGGCAAAGATATGGTTGCAGACTTGTTAGGCATGCTCTTAGCCATGTTGCTGCTGACACTTATCTAAGGCGGAGAGCAGCGCGACCAAAAGTGATGACAAAGCGTTTGCAGCAGGCGCTTGGCTGAAGCATGTATGTGAATGCACAAGCGTTGCATACTTACCTTCGAAAGAAGAAAGAGCTACCGCTGGGGAGGTTTTTGCAATCCGAGAAAGTTACTGTATTTTTGCCGCTCTATTTTCAAGGTTTGGTTTCTTCAACGCAAAACTGTCTTGGAAGGAAAAGTAGATGCCACAGCATAAATCGGCTGAAAAGCGCGTGCGTCAGTCGAAGCGACGCAATGCTTACAATCGTGCCCACAAAAGGGAAGCCAAGCAGCTGATTAAAGCGGTTCAGAGATTGGTGGCGGCAGGAGCGCCTCAGGCTGAAATCGAGCAAGCCTATCGTGCAGCAGCACGCAAGCTCGACCGTATTGCGTGCAAGGGAATTATTCACAAAAACAAAGCCGCACGCCATAAGTCTGCTTTGGCAAAACTGATTAACCGCCACACTGCATCAGTTGCGACGGCTGCGCCCGCATCACAATCGTAGGAACGTCGCCCACATTTCGATAAGAGGCATACATCGATGCCTGAATCTGAGCCGCTATGCGGTTATGCTTGCGTATCTGATTGGCACGCTAGTAGAAAAATCGCCCACTGAGGCAACGGTAGAAGTTGGCGACCTTGGCTTCAGCGTTCAAATTTCTGCAACAACCTATGCACAACTGCCTGACCTCAACCAGCGTGTCAAGCTCTTCGTGCATCTTTTTTTCCGAGAAGAAACATTTGTGCTCTATGGCTTCGCCAGTGAAGAAGAGCGTCTGATCTTCAAGCTACTGTTGGGCGTAAGCGGCATCGGCCCCAAAATGGCACAAACAATCCTTTCTGGGATAGAAGTGCCGCTCCTACGCGAAGCTATCATCGGCAATAACCTTTCGGCTCTAACAGGCATTGCAGGAGTAGGCAGAAAAACTGCTGAACGGATTGTGCTGGAATTACGCGATAAAATGCTCAAATTAGACCTGAAAGCCACGCCAGTTGCAGTTCAAACAGATTTGCAGCAAGCCCGCAACGACGCCTATTCCGCCTTGCTGGCACTGGGCTTTGCAAAACCAAGTGCAGAAAAAGCGTTGCGGGCCGCCATCGCAGAGAAACCCAATGCAAAAACAGATGAGCTGATTCGGCTGGCGCTAAGGCATATTCAAAAGTAGTGACTGGCAACCAAGTGAGAAGATTGTTTTTTTGGAATTGGTGAGGCAATGACCTATCAAGAGGCAATTGACTTTCTCTACCCACTGCACCGCTTTGGAATGAAAATGAACTTGGAGAACATTACTGCACTCTCCAAGTTTTTGGGACAGCCGGAACGGCAACTAGGCACAGTGGTTCACATTGCGGGGACAAACGGCAAGGGGTCAACGGCAGCATTTGTGGCATCAATCTGTCAAGAAGCAGGCCTAAAGACGGCACTTTACACCTCGCCGCATGTGGAGCATCTCACGGAGCGAATCCGTATCAATGGGAAAATGATCCCTGCAGAACGACTGGCGGAATACACTGCTCACCTAAGAGCCAAAATTGAGGAACTCGGCGCCACGTTCTTTGAAGCAATGACAGCGATGGCGTTCAGGTATTTTGCAGATGAGCAAGTCGACGTATCAGTGGTAGAGGTTGGAATGGGTGGTCGGCTTGATGCCACAAACATTGTGTCGCCATCTTACTGCTTGATTACGCCAATTGACTTTGACCATCAAGAATGGTTGGGCAATACGATTGCGCAGATAGCGACGGAGAAAGCGGGCATTATCAAGAAAGGGGCTAAAACGCTGGTAGCACGCCAGCACTTAGATGCAATGGAAGTGCTGGTAGCAACGGCACGAATGTGTCAGTCGCCAATTACCGTAGCGCCAGCCGTCTCACGCCTCGAGTATGCTGCCTCGACACTGGGCGAGTTGGGGGTGCATCTCTGGACACCTGTGCGCAACTACTTCGGACTGCGCACACCGCTTTGGGGAAACTATCAAGCAGAAAACTTGCGACTGGCAGTGCTCTGTGCCGAATCAATGGGAATTGCGGAGCGGCCGATTCGCAACGGTGTGCGAAATGTGCTCTACAACACAGGACACCGCGCACGCTTGGAAATTGTTTCACGCTCACCGTTGATTATCTTAGATGTGGCGCATAACCCCGATGGAATGATGAAAACCGTGCAAGCACTGGAGCAGCATCGCACAGCGTTTGGACACCTGCATATCGTCTTTGGGGCTATGCGTGATAAGGATATTAACGGAATGGTAGCAGCCCTAAAGCGAATTGGCTACAAGTTCTATCTTGCCTCGCCTGCTAATTCCCGTGCTGCTCACGTGGAGGAGCTGGCGAAAATCTTCTACGCCGATACGCTGCCATTTCGAGTCTTCGAGAGCGTGGAGCAAGCATTTCACGCAGCTAAAAGCGAAATGCAAGGCGATGATGCACTGCTGGTAACTGGTTCATTTTATTTGTCGGGAGAAGTAGCGCGTCTCTTGCACACTGAGCGCCTTGCAGCAAGCGAGTCGGCGTAGTGGAAAGCAACCTTTGCGTGCATTTTGCGAAAATAAAGCTTGGAAACTTGTTTGTCTCAAAATTGTGATTATATTTGTTAGCGTAACATTGAAGTAGTTTCTTCAACGCTCTCTTTCACGAGTCTGCATATACCTGCGCTACAAGTTGAAGCAGCTTTGAAATTGCGTAAAAAAGTTTCTGCAAACTGCATCCTATTTTGAGCGCTCTGTTAATAGCAGAGCAAGGTAACTTATCCGCAACTGTTGTAACAACTCACTAATCCTAATTCGGAAGAATTATGTCTGCAACGACCACTGCAAACAATGCAACAACCGCCGCAAGTAATGCAACAAGCACGACAACGAGTGCAACTCTGAACGGTCTGGATATCACGACTTTGCAGAAGAAGAAAGTCGCTGAGCTAACGGTGATTGCAAAGGAAATGGGTATTTCCACAAGCGGGCTGCGCAAAGATGAAATCATCTACAAAATCATTGAAGCGCAAGCCCAAAAGATTGAAAGCGCGCCTGAGACGGCTGCAACTAATGTCATCACCAACACAGGCGTGCTGCAGATTATCTCTGACGGCTACGGCTTTCTGCGCTCTCCAAACTACAACTATCTTTCCTCGCCCGACGACATTTATGTGTCGCCTTCGCAAATCAAGCGATTTAATATGAAAACGGGCGATACGGTGCGTGGGCAGGTGCGGGCCCCCAAAGAAGGGGAGCGATTCTTCGCACTACTGAAAATTGAAAGCATCAACGGCTTAGAGCCAGAAGCGATACGCGACCGCATCAATTTCGATAACCTCACGCCGCTGTATCCAAATCAACGGCTGCGCCTTGAAACCACGCCGAATGAAGTCTCTATGCGCATTATGGACATCTTTACGCCAATTGGCAAGGGGCAACGTGGGCTAATTGTAGCGCAGCCAAAGACAGGCAAAACCACACTGCTGCAAAAAATCGCCAACAGCATCGCCAAAAATCACCCTGAAGTCTATCTCATCGTGCTGCTAATTGATGAGCGCCCTGAAGAGGTTACAGACATTGAACGCAACGTGCAAGCTGAAGTCATCAGCTCTACCTTCGACGAAGAGCCAGATCGGCATGTGCAAGTCGCTGATATGGTGCTCGAGAAAGCCAAGCGTTTGGTAGAAGCACGCCGTGATGTCGTCATCTTGCTGGACTCTATTACACGCCTTGCGCGAGCGCATAACACGATTATCACACATTCTGGCAAAATCCTCTCCGGAGGTATTGATGCCAACGCGTTGCATAAGCCGAAGCGGTTCTTCGGCGCAGCTCGCAATGTGGAAGAGGGAGGGAGCCTGACAATTATCGCCACTGCGCTGGTCGATACGGGTTCGCGTATGGACGATGTGATTTTCGAAGAGTTTAAGGGCACTGGCAATATGGAGTTGGTGCTCGACCGTCGCTTAGCCGACCGACGCATCTTCCCAGCAATTGACATTCTAAGGTCAGGCACACGCAAAGAAGAATTGCTGGTCTCGCAAGAAGAGCTTTCACGAATGTGGCTACTCCGCAAGTATCTTGCAGACAAGACGCCGATTGAGGGAATGGAGTTTATCTTGGAAAAGATTGAGAGCACAAAGAGCAACAAGGAGTTCTTTAAGCTGATGAATGCAGGCTAAGTGGCAGCTAAGGTGCGGCTAAGTCAGAGTTGATAGTGAGCTTTGAAAGTGCGCAAGGTTTGTTCAATTTCACTCGCAGTGGCAAGTTTTAAGCACTGAGCGGCAAGGTCTTTGGCGTCGCTAAGATGCGTGCGTGAAATCACGTGTTTGATTTCAGGAATGTTGGAGCTAGCGACGCTGAACTCTCGCAGCCCCAATCCCAAGAGCAGAGGCGTGACCAGAGCATTGGCAGCCATTTCCCCACACATTGACACACGGCGGCGGTATTTGCGTGCCGCTTTGATAATGCGGGCAATCATACGCACCAGCGCAGGGTGCACACGGTTGTAAAGGCTCTGCACCACTTCATTGTTGCGGTCAACGGCAACCGTATATTGCATCAGGTCGTTGGTGCCGATGCTGAAAAATTCCAGCTCTTGCGCCAGTTCCTCAATCATCTCAACGGCAGAGGGTACTTCAATCATTGCGCCCAACATGAAGGGTTGCTTAGCCAAAAGTTTTTGTTTTCGAAGATCGCTTTCAACCTTTGACAAGACTTTCTTAACGGCACGCACTTCCTCTACCGAGGAGACCATTGGAATCATTACTTGGATATTGCCGTGCTGATTAGCCCTAAGCAAGGCACGCAGCTGATTTTCCAAAAGCTCAGGGATATCGAGCAAAATGCGCACGCCGCGCCAACCCAAATTAGGATTGGCTTCTTTGTAGGATGCAAAGAGGAAT from Chloroherpetonaceae bacterium includes:
- the rho gene encoding transcription termination factor Rho, translated to MDITTLQKKKVAELTVIAKEMGISTSGLRKDEIIYKIIEAQAQKIESAPETAATNVITNTGVLQIISDGYGFLRSPNYNYLSSPDDIYVSPSQIKRFNMKTGDTVRGQVRAPKEGERFFALLKIESINGLEPEAIRDRINFDNLTPLYPNQRLRLETTPNEVSMRIMDIFTPIGKGQRGLIVAQPKTGKTTLLQKIANSIAKNHPEVYLIVLLIDERPEEVTDIERNVQAEVISSTFDEEPDRHVQVADMVLEKAKRLVEARRDVVILLDSITRLARAHNTIITHSGKILSGGIDANALHKPKRFFGAARNVEEGGSLTIIATALVDTGSRMDDVIFEEFKGTGNMELVLDRRLADRRIFPAIDILRSGTRKEELLVSQEELSRMWLLRKYLADKTPIEGMEFILEKIESTKSNKEFFKLMNAG
- the ruvA gene encoding Holliday junction branch migration protein RuvA — protein: MLAYLIGTLVEKSPTEATVEVGDLGFSVQISATTYAQLPDLNQRVKLFVHLFFREETFVLYGFASEEERLIFKLLLGVSGIGPKMAQTILSGIEVPLLREAIIGNNLSALTGIAGVGRKTAERIVLELRDKMLKLDLKATPVAVQTDLQQARNDAYSALLALGFAKPSAEKALRAAIAEKPNAKTDELIRLALRHIQK
- a CDS encoding bifunctional folylpolyglutamate synthase/dihydrofolate synthase, which translates into the protein MTYQEAIDFLYPLHRFGMKMNLENITALSKFLGQPERQLGTVVHIAGTNGKGSTAAFVASICQEAGLKTALYTSPHVEHLTERIRINGKMIPAERLAEYTAHLRAKIEELGATFFEAMTAMAFRYFADEQVDVSVVEVGMGGRLDATNIVSPSYCLITPIDFDHQEWLGNTIAQIATEKAGIIKKGAKTLVARQHLDAMEVLVATARMCQSPITVAPAVSRLEYAASTLGELGVHLWTPVRNYFGLRTPLWGNYQAENLRLAVLCAESMGIAERPIRNGVRNVLYNTGHRARLEIVSRSPLIILDVAHNPDGMMKTVQALEQHRTAFGHLHIVFGAMRDKDINGMVAALKRIGYKFYLASPANSRAAHVEELAKIFYADTLPFRVFESVEQAFHAAKSEMQGDDALLVTGSFYLSGEVARLLHTERLAASESA
- the rpsT gene encoding 30S ribosomal protein S20; translated protein: MPQHKSAEKRVRQSKRRNAYNRAHKREAKQLIKAVQRLVAAGAPQAEIEQAYRAAARKLDRIACKGIIHKNKAARHKSALAKLINRHTASVATAAPASQS
- a CDS encoding electron transfer flavoprotein subunit beta/FixA family protein — translated: MNFAVCLNQVPDTSTRVKIASDQQQIDSTGVNFVINPYDEFALEEALKLREKFGGTVVLFSVGGDDFQANIRKAFAMGADKAVLIKSAVKDSFGVASVLAEAIKRHFGGLPDLILLGKESTDFNDAQVGPMLAELLELPAVTVAVSMQTDGKTAIIEREIEGGKEIVEVAFPFVMTAQKGLNTPRVANMKGIMEAKKKPIETVEIAPPESSRVRLIRLEKPAEKQPGKILSSPAELVEKLHREANVV
- a CDS encoding single-stranded DNA-binding protein, which codes for MARGLNKVMLIGHLGNDPEVRTTRDGTLVANFSVATNEYYKENGELKERTEWHRVVVFGKLAETCRQYLKKGKQVYIEGRLQTRSWEDKETGRKNYITEIVCLDMQMLGPRGDGSSEMSSAEMKEEFPPETTAPLPKSVPPPDVVSTPQVDDLPF